The Leptospiraceae bacterium genome includes the window AAACGGCAGTCTAAGACTAATCAACTCAAGTGCAGTATTTACTACAAAAGCCGGTTCTATTTTAAAAGAGCTTTTACTCTCCGGTTCAACCTCTAATATTCCTGTAAAATTAAGAGAGGCATTTGAAGAGCTTGGAGCCACTTATATTAAATTGGGGCAGTTTATCGCATCGGCACCTTCTCTTTTTCCCGAAGAATATGTGAATGAAATGCAGAAATGCTTAGATAGCGTTCGTCCGGTCAGTTTTCCCGAAATCAAAAGAATTATAGAATTTGAATTAAAAGGAAAAATTTCAGATTGCTTTCAAAGTATAGAAGAGACTCCAATTGCATCTGCATCCATTGCTCAAGTTCACGGAGCTATAACTAAAGACGGGCTTGATGTAGTCATAAAAGTTCAAAGACCGGATATTGAATCCATTCTTGAAACAGATTTAAACTTAGTATATATTATTTTTCTCGTTTTAGATAAAATTATCCCTGGCTTGAACAGGTCAGGCCTTCTCGATATGGTGAAAGACTTCCAAGCCTCTATTTTAAAAGAAATCGACTTTATCCAAGAAGCAAAAAATATTGAAGAGTTTGAATCTTATCTGTTAAAGAATGGAGAGAATCGAGGAAAGGTTCCAAGAGTTTACCACAAACTTTCAACCAAAAAAATTTTGACGATGGAAAGACTCTATGGAATTCCATTAACCGACGTAAAAAAACTTCGCATGGTTGTAAAAAATCCAAGACAAACTTTAACAGACGCTCTCGACATATGGTTCAAATCCCTTTCCTCTACAGGTTTTTTTCATGCTGATGTACACGCAGGAAATTTGCTTGTATTAAAAGATGGAAAAATTGGCTTTATCGACTTTGGTATTGTAGGCAGAATTTCTAAGAAAGTTTGGTCAGGCTTGATGGTATTTATGGAGGGGCTTGGACTAAACAATACAGACAAAATGGTCTAAGGATTAGTTGACATGAATGGAACTGCTGAGGGAATCGATCAAAAAAAATTTTCAAGCGAGCTTTCGGAAATTTTTGACAAGTTAAACGAAGTAGCTATAGATTTTCAAATGGGCGACTTTAATGCGGTCAATGAAAGAGAACTAAACAAAATCATGTTCGACTTAAACGAAATCACCAAGAGAAATGGCTTAAAAATTCCTAGGGAATTTGCACTACTTATAAAACAATTACTCTATTTTGATAGATACGTTAGATCCCTTGCGCCCGACATAGATTTGTTTCGGAACCCTAAACTATTTTTAAAAGGATAGTTGAAGAAAACCGTTTGGAACAGACACGCTTATCCCCAAACTAAATCATAAAATTTTCTTATTTTTTAGCTAAATTTTACAAATTCAGTATAAATGACTAACTATCTTTACTAAAATTTATCTTGACAAAAAGAATTTTTTAGTAGATATTCAAAGAATGTTCAGCACGAAGAAAAAAGACAAAATTCTAGCAAATATCCAAAACTTTGCAGAATCGCTTCCCGTTACTGCAAAGGACAAAGGGTATCTTTTGGATGCTGTAAATGATATAGTAGAAGAAATTTCTATTGTTAAAATCGAAAAAGTAAACTCTTCCGATATTAAATTATTAATCTTAGAAATGAGAGAAGGATTTAAAAGAGTTGATGAAAGATTTGCTTCTAGCGAAAAAATTATGAACGAAAGATTTATATCTTTTGAAAAAAGATTCGAAGCAATTGATAAGAGATTTGAAGCAGTTGACAAAAGATTTGAAACTATGCAGTGGTTGTTAGGGCTTGGGTTTACATTTTTAACTATTATAGTTACAATTTTTGGTTATATCAAACCTCAAAGCTAATCAAAATTCTTACTTTTAGAAAATTTGAGTAGAGCTATTATTTCTTTACTAAAGCACTTAGAATTTCTTGTCTTTTTTTATCTTTTTGGAATTCGTTTAGAACAAGCCATTCTCTTTTAATATCTTTTTCCGAGATACCTTTTGCTTTAGCAAATTTTTTTAATAATTTCACAGTTTTTTGATTCATAAAATCCACTGAATTTGCTCTTTTATTCAAAGTCAAATGAAAAATGACCTGACAGAAAAAAATAAAATTCAATATCGTCTATGCAGTATGAAAAAAGAAATCAGCGATCGCTATGAGCCTAATTCAGTAGAGGAAAAATGGATTCTATATTGGGAGAAAAATTCAAGTTTTCTTCCAAATAAAAATTCAAAAGAAACTTTTTCTATAGTGATTCCTCCACCGAATGTTACCGGTACATTGCATATAGGACACGCACTCAACCACACGATTCAAGACATAATTATTCGTATCGAAAGAAAAAAAGGAAAGAACACTGTTTGGGTTCCCGGCATGGATCATGCAGGGATTGCCACCCAAGTAGTTGTAGAAAGAGAGCTTGCAAAGGAAGGGAAGAAAAGATTAGATTTTACTCGTGAAAATTTTCAAGAAAAAGTCTGGGAGTGGAAAAGAAAATCAGGAGGACAAATTACTCATCAGCAAAAGAAGTTAGGCGAAAGCGTAGATTGGTCACAAGAACGATTTACTATGGATGCAGGTCTTTCTAAAGCAGTTATAAAAGCATTTACATCTCTTTATGATGAAGGATTAATATACAGGGGAGAAAAATTAATTAACTGGAGTCCAAAAGCAAAGACTGCTATTTCGGATATTGAAGTAGAATTTAAAGAAGTTCAAGGAAAACTTTATCATATTCGATATCCTATTAAAAACACAAAAGAATTTGTAGTTGTTGCAACCACCAGACCCGAAACCATGCTTGGAGATGTTGCAGTTTGCGCTCATCCTGAAGACAAACGTTATGCGAAACTGAAAGACTCTGTATTGGAGCTACCACTTACTAACAGAGAAATTCCACTCCTTTTCGACTCTTTTGTGGACAAGGAATTTGGAAGTGGTCTTGTAAAAATAACTCCTGCTCACGACTTTAATGACTATGAAGCCGGACAACGATTAGGTTTAAAACCTATCAATATATTTCACCCGGATGCTACAATAAATGAAAATGGAGGAAGTTACTCCGGTTTAGATAGATTTGAAGCAAGAAAGAAAATTGTTTCAGATTTAGAAAAATTAAACCTAATAGAAAAAATTGAAGACCACACTCATTCCGTTGGACACAATCAAAGAGGGGGTGATATTATCGAACCTTATCTTTCTACACAATGGTTTGTAAAAGTTGAGCCTTTAGCAAAAAAGGCTATTGATGCAGTCCGGTCCGGTAAGATTGAATTTATCCCCAAGATGTGGGAGAAGACATATTTTGAGTGGATGGAAAATATTAAAGACTGGTGTATTTCTCGTCAACTTTGGTGGGGTCATAGAATTCCTGCTTGGTATTGTGTTGGAGATGAACAGTGTAAATTAGAATGCAAATCGCCTATCGTATCCGAAACTCCACCTGAAAAATGTCCTCATTGTGGGTCGAAAAATCTAAAACAAGACGAAGATGTTTTAGATACTTGGTTTTCTTCTGGGCTTTGGCCTTTCTCTGTTTTTGGATGGCCGGAAAAAACAGATGAGTTAAAAATGTATTATCCAAATTCTATTCTTGTTACTGCTTTTGATATTATCTTTTTCTGGGTAGCCAGAATGATTATGTTTGGATTAAAATTTATGAACGATGTACCTTTCAAAAAAGTAATCATTCATAGTCTTGTAAGAGATAAATCAGGAAAAAAATTCAGTAAGTCACTCGGCAACACTGTTGACCCTCTTGAGATGATGGCAATCTACGGAACAGATTCTTTTCGATTTTTCTTAGCTGCAACATTACCTGAGGGAAAAGATATTTTATTCGATGAAAAACGTCTCGATGGTTACAGATCGTTTGCAAACAAAATATGGAATTCCTCCAGATTTATAGTTATGAGTTTATCGGAAAATTTTACAATCAAGGATCTTTCTAAAGAAAATTTAGAATCTTCTGATTTATGGATACTTCACAGATTTAACCTATGCCTTGAAAAATATGAAAAATCTTTTTCTGAATATAGATTTTATGAAATGGCAGATTCAATCTATCAATTTTTTTGGGGAGATTTTTGTGATTGGTATATTGAGCTGACAAAAAGTAGAATCTATGGAAAAGAGAGCTTGCAAAGTAAGGAGCTTGCCGAGCAAGTTTTAGTTCAAACCTTGCTCGCCGGGCTTTGCTTACTGAACCCGATGATGCCTTTTATCACAGAAGAAATTCACTCTATTTTCTCCGACAAGAATTTAGCCAACAAAGAATGGATAAAAAAATTTACTGTAAATGATTTTAATAGTATTAAAAAAATAGATCTGCTTCAAGAGATTGTAGGAGAAGTTAGGCGAACTCGCTCTGAGTTAAATGTTCCATTAGACAAAAAATGTAAAATTATCTTAAAGTCTATTGATCCGCTTGTTAGAGAATTAGCAATTGAGGAAAAAGATTCTATTCTTCAATTAGCCAAAGCCGAATCTTTGGATATTTTTCATAACCACGATATATCCAAGTCAGATTCAGTGATACCATTTTCTAAAGGAGAGATTATTTTACCTCTTTCCGGCATTATGGACTTTGAAAAAGAAAAGCAAAGATTAAAAAAAGAAGATGAGTCTATTAAAATTGAAATTTCAAAAATACAAACGAAGCTGACAAATGCTCAATTTTTAGAAAAAGCAAAACCGGAAATCATTGACAAAGAAAAGGAGAAGCTCAAAGTTTTACAAGATAAGCTCTTTACAATTCAAGAAGGATTCAAAAAATTTGAAACTTAAAGTTCTTTTAATCGGAAGTGGCGGAAGGGAAAGTGCTCTCGCTTGGAAAATCAAGCAATCTCCCTTGCTCTCTGAATTTAAAGTTTTTCCCGGCAACGGAGGCTTTCAACCTGAAGAAATCCTTCCTGTAGGTAGTATTGATTTAAAAAATAAATTCAGTGTCCAAAATTTTATTAAAAAAGAGAAATTTGATTTTGTTATTGTTGGACCTGAAGAACCTCTTGTTGATGGAATTACTGATTGGCTCACTGAAATCCATGTTCCTTGTTTTGGTCCCTCTGCCTATTGTGCTCAATTAGAAGGCTCGAAAGATTTTGCAAAATCTCTTATGAAAGAATTTGGAGTTCCCACTGCTCGCTATTCTACATTTACTAATTTTGAAGACGCAAAAAAATACATCGAATCCCACTCTACTCCAATTGTAGTTAAGGCAGATGGTCTTGCAGCTGGAAAAGGTGTCATGGTTTGCAAATCTGCCAAAGAAGCTATAGAATTTATTCACGATATTTTTATTGCGCATAAATTTGGAAAAAGTGGAAACAAAGTTGTAATAGAAGAATTTTTAGATGGGGAAGAAGCATCCATATTTGGAATTTGTGATGGAAGTAATTTTTTATTACTGCCACCTGCACAAGACCACAAAAGAGCTTTCGATAACGACGAGGGACCGAACACTGGAGGAATGGGAGCTTATTCTCCCACTTCACTAATAAGCACAGAAGTTCTAAAACAAATCCAAGAAAATATTTTTCAACCAATGCTTGCCGGATTACAAAAAAAAGGTTATCCGTATAAAGGACTACTTTATGCAGGACTTATGATTTCAAAAGAAGGCAAGGTAAATATTGTTGAATTCAATTGTAGATTTGGGGACCCAGAAACTCAAGCGATTTTACCTTTGATTGAAGACGATCTTTTAGAAGTTTTTTATGAAGCCTCTACCGGGAAAATAACAAAGAAAGGCTTAAAATTAAAAAATGGTTTCTCGACTGTTGTAGTTCTCGCTGCCAAAGGATACCCGGATTTTTACGAAAAAGGAATAGATTTATTTTTTCCTCCGATTCCAAACAAAGAATCTTTTATTTTTCATGCTGGGACTGTGGTATCCAGAGATGGTATTTTGAAATCAAATGGAGGTAGAATTGCAGGGATTGTAGCAATCGGAAACACTTTAAAAGACTCTATTGAAAAAGTGTATAATATTTTGCGGACAATTTCTTCACCAAAAATATTTTATAGAACTGATATTGGAAAAAAAGGATTGTTCTAATGCCATTTTCGATTTCAGGAAATTTGAATCTAATCGAAGACTCATCTTTAAGAAAATTTGCTAAAAACTTTGGAATTATTTTATCAGACAAGCAATTTGAAAAACAACAACATCAAATAATCAAAACTGCTTTGAAAAATAATAAGAGTTTGTCTCAAATTTTACTTAGCCTTACGAAAAGTGAATTAATTAGCTTAGTGTACATTTTAACTCAATTTGGAGATGTTACTTTAGAAGAGACCCCGGAAGAATATTCCAATATGGAGAAAATTCCTTTTGTTATAGAATGGCAAAAATCGAAATTTATGCTTCCTTATGAAATCATAGATTACTTATCAAGCGAAAAAATTTTTAAAAATCAAAACTATCTTTTTTCTTTACTACCACAACTGAGCTTAAAAGAAAAAAAATCTTGGATTCGATGGATTGGAGTTGATTTTGAAAAAGAGTTTGAGAATGATATCAACCACGAAATATTATACCACTGTCGTTTATTACAAAAACCTTTTAAAGGCAAATCCATCATTCTTGAGAATGAATTTTTCCTGACTCAAGTTTGGTCTGTAGGAAGCAATGAAATCGTAGATTGGTTTTATAAAAAACTTACACCGTTTTACTATTCAATGCACGAGCTTTCCAAAAATGAGCAAAGCCCTTTCATCATTCATCTTCTCGAAACAATCAAAGCCGGTAAATATATTTTAAAAGAAGTAGAAGGCAAATTCAAACTTGTGGCAACTATCGAGGGTACGACTCCCCAACTGCGAGATACAATTTTTCAATATGAAATAGAAAGAAATACTTTAAAGCATAGTCTCTTCTCTCAAAAAAATCCTTCAGAAGAAATCTTTTCTGACAAAAATACTCTACTGCTTTAACACTCTCTAAATTTTGAACTTGTTACTTTGCCAATGTTCGTTTATCTGTAGGTGCACTATTGATTATTGAATCCACCAAAGATTTTTCAAGATTCAGTTTTTCTGCAATTACTTCGCTATTCCACTGGAAGTTATTGTATAAGTGCAATACAGTAGATTTTTTCTTTTTCATAAGCCCAGCTTCGTCATCTTGAATTTCAGTGTTCTTTTTTCGACTTTGCTTTTCAGAGCTTGTAACTAAATCTACTGTGTCTAAAAATGCAGACAATTTATTGAATTTTTCATCTGCTTCAGACAATAGACTTTCTAATTCTGTCTTAGAATCATCTGCTTCAGATTTTAACTCTTCCATTCTTCTTTGCAAGGTAGAAACTTGTTTGTGTCTTTCTGATAGGTCTATCATTAAGCTTTCGATTTGTTCAAACTTTGCTTCCACTGATTTTATTTCTGCATCTTTTTGAAGTAGAGTTGTAGTCTTTTGATCAATTTTTCTTAACTCACCTCTTAGCTCTTCACCACGAGTATCAAATAAAAGAATTTCTTTTTTCAAATTTGAAAACTGTTCTTCCATTTCACTCAGATCAATCGCCCTCGAATCGAGAGAGACATTCAATTTGGAGATTTCTGTATTTGCAAATTCTAACAAGGAAATTTTTTCGTCTATAGCGGATTGTATTTTATCTACATTTTTTAACTTTGCATCAAACTGTGCAATCTTTTGAAATTTATCATCAATGGTTTTGATTTTTTCATCCGCTTGTTCGATCTGACCTTGAGTGTTATGAATACTGTCTTCAAGCTCCTCTATTTTAATTCTTTGAATATCGAGTTTTCTCAACTCCAATTCCATTTCCTGTTTAAGAGAATTCAACAACTCCGAATTTTTTAGATACTCAGAAATTCCTTTTTCTTCTAATCGAATCTTCTCAAGCATTTCTCCAATTTGATCAATTGTTCTTTCAGAATCACTGATTACCTGTTGCGTATTTATAAATAATTCAGAATGCCCTTCTACCATTGTAAGTTTTTCTGCTATGCTATCAATTTTTTTGGTAAGAATGTTCGTTTCTCTATTCAATTCAGATAAAAGCGAATCTCTCTCGTTTTCAAATTCTTTAAAATTAGAAGACAACTCAAACTGAACAGAAGAAATCTCTGATTTTGTTTTCTCAAATTCTTTACGTGTGCTTTCAATAAAATTATGATTTGTTCGCTCCATCTCGCGGAAGTGCTTCTGAATCTCTTTATTAAATCCATCTATTTGCTTTGATGTGTCTTCTTTGGTAAATCTAAGACTATCTTCTACATTTCGTCTAACGTCTTGAATATATTTTGAAACTTTTTCTTCCAATTTTCCTAACTGCAACTCGCCTTTATCGGTCAAGGCTGCAAGCTGTTTAGAAATTTTTGTATCTATTGTCGCATTCAACCTTTCAATTTTTTCTTCTTGTTTATCAAAAAATTCTACTGCCGTAGATTCTAATTCCTGTAAAATCTTTTCTGATTCTTTTCTTGCTTCATAATTTTGTGTTTGTATCTCATTCAATAAATTTTCAGTAACTGATTTTAATGTATTTTCCTGAATTTCACAAAATTGAGAAATTCTTTGTTTACCGTTTTCATACTCTCCTGAAAATTTCTCTAATAAATCTGAGCCTTCTACATGGATGTCTTTTAATCTATCTTCTAAACTATCTACCGACAATTTTGTATCGGCTTTGATTTTCTCAAGTTCTCTAAACCAAGATTCTTTGATATTCTCTAAACGCTCTTCCATTCTCAAAGTCTCGTCTTCAACAGAGCCAAAAATATCTTTTGCTTTTGTATCTGTATCTTTTAAAATCTCTTTTGCACTTTCTTGCAAGGCAGATTTCAACTCTTCGAAATGTTCATCAATTAACTTAATTTTTTTCTGAGTGTCATTCTTTAATTCTCCTACCTTTGTTTCTACCTCAGATAAAGAATTTTTCAAACCTTCAGTTTTTGTATCGTGCAGCGTGATCATTTCTTTTTCAAGTTCGTCTTTAAGTTTCATGAGCGACGATTTTACGGAATTGGAAACCCCACTTCTAACTGACTCTAAATCAGTTTCAAAATTCTGCAATCCACCCATGACGGTATTTTTTAAAGTTTCAGCCTCTTCTTTCAAGGAAGCGCTTACTCGATAAAACTCCTCTTCAAATAAATCAATTTGACGCATGAGTTCTGATTTTTTAATATCAGCTTGACGTAATAATTTATTTTCAGCTTCAAGGTATTTTTCTTGAAAGAGTGCGATATTGGAGTTGATAGATTCCGCCTGTCGTCTTGTTTCATTCAATATTTCATCTCTTCGTGTCATGGTTTCGAGATCCAATCCCTCTATTTCTCGACGAATCGATTCTATCTCCATTTTTAATCCGCGTATGAATGCATCTTTACTTTGAGTTACCTGATCTACTATTAAATCAAATCTATCTTGTATTTGTTTTTCAAAACCTATAAGTCTTTCTTCAATTTTTTTCTCAGCAAATTCAAATTTATCGTTAAGTCTCAAATCTACTCGATCCATCTTCTCGGAAATTATATCCGAAAAATCTCTAAATTGAATTATCTTTGAATCTATGTTCTTTTCAGACTCTTTCAAAGAATCAGTTAAACTTGAAATCTTTGAATGTAAAAATTCTACTTTCCCAACAGACTCCCTTGCTAAAATTTCAATCTCTTCTTTTAGTTTTTCTTGAAATGTAACAGAAACATTTTCAGCAAACTCATCCAATTTATCTGATTTAGATTCGAGCAGTGATTCCATTTCTACAATCTTTGTCGCCAAAGATTGCAACACTTCGTCTGTTCTAATATTTACTTTTTCGTTAAAGGCAAGTAAAATCCCTGATGCTTCCGATTGAATTTTCAGTATTTCTTTTTCGATTTTTTCGATTTCATTTCTTTGGCTTTGAAACAGCGAAAGCCCATTTTGAATATAGGCAGACTCTTTTTGAATTTCTCCCGTAAGCTCAACCACTCCAGACAACTCAGTAGAAACATTATCGAGATAGGATTTATTGGACTTTACGGTTTCCAAAAGAATTTTTGTGTCTGAGGATACTTTCTGAATTTCTTCGGAAAGTTTTTTTGCTTGCTTATTCATTATTTCCAGATCGATTCCGGCGTCTTTCACCGATTGAATCTTAGAAATTGCTACATCATTAATTTCTTCTGTTAGTTTTTGAGTGTATCTTTTAATTTGACTTAGACGATAGTTGGATTTGTCCAATCTTCTAAGAAGAATAGTAATCAATACACTGGCGATAAATGGAATTAAAAGCTCTGTACCCATATTATAGATTATGTCTCATTTTTAATAGTAAAAAAACTGCACTTGCTATTTAGGCAAGAATTTTTTTAAAATTTATGGAAAATTACAAACCTTATAGTGTTTTTAGCCAATACTACGACGAAATCCTAAACTATGTAAACTATGAAAGATGGAAAAACTTTATTTTATCCGAATTTGTCCGTCAAAAATCTAAAAACCCTTCTCATATCCTCGATCTTGGCTCTGGCACAGGCTCTTTGCTTAGACAATTTAAAGACGTAAACGCTAAAATGACCGGAATCGACTCGTCCCAGGAAATGCTTAATATTGCTCATAAACTTTCCAGAGACATAAATTACATTCACGCAAAAATTTCTGACTTTTTTCTAAACACAAAAGCCGATTTAGCCATCTCAACACACGATGTAATAAATTATTTAACTGACAAAAATGAGTTAATCCAACACTTTAAATGCGTTCACTCCAATCTTAGCAATGATAGTTTGTACTTTTTTGATATTACAAGCGAATACAATATAATCCGAAATTTCCACAATAGAGTGATAAATAATGATTTTCGAGACGGAAATTTACAATGGTCAAATGAATACAATCCGGAAAGTCACATACTAAAATCTGAGCTAATATTTTTCACTCAAGAGAAAAAAACAAAGGAAACCCATTTTCAGAAATACTATTCTCCTTCTGAAATTTTTCAAATTTTAAAAGATACAAAATTTAAAGTACTGAAAATAGGGAGTGATTATCAAAAATGGAAACTGGAAAAAAATACTTGCTTGATAAATTTTTTAGTTCAACCTGTTTCAGATTAATGCAACACCTTCTTCATTTTTTCAATATCGCAAATAAAGTATTATTTAAATTGATTTTTTTAAAACTAATGACCCAAAGAAATTTA containing:
- a CDS encoding valine--tRNA ligase; this encodes MKKEISDRYEPNSVEEKWILYWEKNSSFLPNKNSKETFSIVIPPPNVTGTLHIGHALNHTIQDIIIRIERKKGKNTVWVPGMDHAGIATQVVVERELAKEGKKRLDFTRENFQEKVWEWKRKSGGQITHQQKKLGESVDWSQERFTMDAGLSKAVIKAFTSLYDEGLIYRGEKLINWSPKAKTAISDIEVEFKEVQGKLYHIRYPIKNTKEFVVVATTRPETMLGDVAVCAHPEDKRYAKLKDSVLELPLTNREIPLLFDSFVDKEFGSGLVKITPAHDFNDYEAGQRLGLKPINIFHPDATINENGGSYSGLDRFEARKKIVSDLEKLNLIEKIEDHTHSVGHNQRGGDIIEPYLSTQWFVKVEPLAKKAIDAVRSGKIEFIPKMWEKTYFEWMENIKDWCISRQLWWGHRIPAWYCVGDEQCKLECKSPIVSETPPEKCPHCGSKNLKQDEDVLDTWFSSGLWPFSVFGWPEKTDELKMYYPNSILVTAFDIIFFWVARMIMFGLKFMNDVPFKKVIIHSLVRDKSGKKFSKSLGNTVDPLEMMAIYGTDSFRFFLAATLPEGKDILFDEKRLDGYRSFANKIWNSSRFIVMSLSENFTIKDLSKENLESSDLWILHRFNLCLEKYEKSFSEYRFYEMADSIYQFFWGDFCDWYIELTKSRIYGKESLQSKELAEQVLVQTLLAGLCLLNPMMPFITEEIHSIFSDKNLANKEWIKKFTVNDFNSIKKIDLLQEIVGEVRRTRSELNVPLDKKCKIILKSIDPLVRELAIEEKDSILQLAKAESLDIFHNHDISKSDSVIPFSKGEIILPLSGIMDFEKEKQRLKKEDESIKIEISKIQTKLTNAQFLEKAKPEIIDKEKEKLKVLQDKLFTIQEGFKKFET
- a CDS encoding phosphoribosylamine--glycine ligase, translating into MKLKVLLIGSGGRESALAWKIKQSPLLSEFKVFPGNGGFQPEEILPVGSIDLKNKFSVQNFIKKEKFDFVIVGPEEPLVDGITDWLTEIHVPCFGPSAYCAQLEGSKDFAKSLMKEFGVPTARYSTFTNFEDAKKYIESHSTPIVVKADGLAAGKGVMVCKSAKEAIEFIHDIFIAHKFGKSGNKVVIEEFLDGEEASIFGICDGSNFLLLPPAQDHKRAFDNDEGPNTGGMGAYSPTSLISTEVLKQIQENIFQPMLAGLQKKGYPYKGLLYAGLMISKEGKVNIVEFNCRFGDPETQAILPLIEDDLLEVFYEASTGKITKKGLKLKNGFSTVVVLAAKGYPDFYEKGIDLFFPPIPNKESFIFHAGTVVSRDGILKSNGGRIAGIVAIGNTLKDSIEKVYNILRTISSPKIFYRTDIGKKGLF
- a CDS encoding methyltransferase domain-containing protein, giving the protein MENYKPYSVFSQYYDEILNYVNYERWKNFILSEFVRQKSKNPSHILDLGSGTGSLLRQFKDVNAKMTGIDSSQEMLNIAHKLSRDINYIHAKISDFFLNTKADLAISTHDVINYLTDKNELIQHFKCVHSNLSNDSLYFFDITSEYNIIRNFHNRVINNDFRDGNLQWSNEYNPESHILKSELIFFTQEKKTKETHFQKYYSPSEIFQILKDTKFKVLKIGSDYQKWKLEKNTCLINFLVQPVSD